The following proteins come from a genomic window of Corallococcus sp. NCRR:
- the galU gene encoding UTP--glucose-1-phosphate uridylyltransferase GalU: MSSTDTKAAKLIRKCVIPAAGLGTRFLPATKAVPKEMLPIVDTPTLQYIVEEAVKAGMEDVVVINGRGKGAIEDHFDIAFELETTMRARGKTAEADRMRAIANLVRIISVRQKEPLGLGHAVLCAKSVIGDEPFGVLLGDDMIDSEDPGIGQLARIYQQHQKAVIALMEVPESETHMYGIAAGKDLGNGVIQIDHVVEKPKKGTAPSNLAVIGRYVLPPSIFPILEKQTTGVGGEIQLTDGLATLQKTEGLLGYKFQGQRYDAGDKVGYLKANIAYALKRPDLRGGLLEYLREVVKTEKP; encoded by the coding sequence ATGTCCTCCACCGACACGAAGGCAGCGAAGCTCATCCGCAAGTGCGTCATCCCCGCCGCCGGCCTGGGCACCCGTTTCCTCCCGGCCACCAAGGCCGTGCCGAAGGAGATGCTGCCCATCGTCGACACGCCCACCCTCCAGTACATCGTCGAGGAGGCGGTGAAGGCCGGCATGGAGGACGTCGTCGTCATCAACGGCCGCGGCAAGGGCGCCATCGAGGACCACTTCGACATCGCGTTCGAGCTGGAGACCACGATGCGCGCGCGCGGCAAGACGGCGGAGGCGGACCGGATGCGCGCCATCGCGAACCTGGTGCGCATCATCAGCGTGCGCCAGAAAGAGCCGCTGGGCCTGGGCCACGCGGTGCTGTGCGCCAAGAGCGTCATCGGCGACGAGCCCTTCGGCGTCCTCCTGGGCGACGACATGATCGACTCGGAGGATCCGGGCATCGGCCAGCTGGCGCGCATCTACCAGCAGCACCAGAAGGCCGTCATCGCGCTCATGGAGGTCCCCGAGAGCGAGACGCACATGTACGGCATCGCCGCCGGCAAGGACCTGGGCAACGGTGTCATCCAAATCGACCACGTGGTGGAGAAGCCCAAGAAGGGCACCGCCCCGTCGAACCTGGCGGTGATTGGCCGCTACGTGCTGCCCCCGTCCATCTTCCCCATCCTGGAGAAGCAGACCACGGGCGTGGGCGGCGAAATCCAGCTCACGGACGGCCTGGCCACGCTCCAGAAGACCGAAGGTCTGCTGGGCTACAAGTTCCAGGGCCAGCGCTACGACGCCGGTGACAAGGTGGGTTACCTCAAGGCGAACATCGCCTATGCGCTCAAGCGCCCCGACCTGCGCGGAGGACTCCTGGAGTACCTGCGCGAGGTCGTCAAGACGGAGAAGCCGTGA
- a CDS encoding glutathione S-transferase family protein, whose translation MKLYGNPMSTCTRKVLTVLAEKGHQAEFINIDLMKHEQKTPEHIARQPFGVVPALELDDGFIMYESRAIARFLDRTLPGPSLTPVDPKAYALMEQFIGVEQSYFSGQAMKIVMERFRGTNNEENVAKGREGMKRPLEVLDAALANRPFLAGNDFTLAEVCFAPYMEYLFAMGEKDTIAPYKNVMAWWDRVSNRPSVKKAHGR comes from the coding sequence ATGAAGCTCTATGGCAATCCGATGAGCACGTGTACCCGCAAGGTCCTCACCGTCCTGGCGGAGAAGGGCCACCAGGCCGAGTTCATCAACATCGACCTGATGAAGCACGAGCAGAAGACGCCCGAGCACATCGCCCGCCAGCCCTTTGGCGTGGTGCCCGCGCTGGAGCTGGACGACGGCTTCATCATGTACGAGTCGCGCGCCATCGCCCGCTTCCTGGACCGCACCCTGCCGGGCCCGTCGCTGACGCCCGTGGACCCCAAGGCCTACGCGCTGATGGAGCAGTTCATCGGCGTGGAGCAGTCCTACTTCTCCGGCCAGGCCATGAAGATCGTCATGGAGCGCTTCCGGGGCACCAACAACGAGGAGAACGTCGCCAAGGGCCGCGAGGGCATGAAGCGCCCGCTGGAGGTCCTCGACGCCGCGCTGGCGAACCGGCCGTTCCTCGCGGGCAATGACTTCACGCTCGCGGAGGTCTGCTTCGCGCCGTACATGGAGTACCTCTTCGCCATGGGCGAGAAGGACACCATCGCCCCGTACAAGAACGTGATGGCCTGGTGGGACCGCGTGTCCAACCGCCCGTCCGTGAAGAAGGCCCACGGCCGCTAG
- the priA gene encoding replication restart helicase PriA produces the protein MEQEHFALGGFPRSQGATPARGSIPLRTRRTEVGREVSQRDPAGTVRPVVSATPAQLASVAVGRPVRGEFTYLVPEALAGNLAPGQRVLVPFGRGMALGFYLGPANAPVEGGVRLKPIQRVLEDSPSLPKDLIALLRFTAEHYRYPLGEVIRGALPPGLSTAVDEKEARPDIQFFVEALVTELPPALARAPAQAAVLQYLLAVGGRAPLDEVTHAIPGARETLKKLATRKFVKWVEVTLQPGVREGLVQNRPDRLTPEQALAVKELQGAVDVGGFQPYLLHGVTGSGKTEVYLRAVEHTLARGLGSLVLVPEIALTPQLVGRFRSRFGGDVAVLHSGLKDRERLFHWQALRKGTVKIAVGVRSAVFAPVEHLGLIVVDEEHDPSFKQDEKLRYQARDLAVVRGKQAGAVVVLGSATPSLETLQNTRSGRYKLIELKNRVDDRPMPSISLVDLRVERPREGQVTEEAPILSPQMLQAMEETVAKGQQVILFLNRRGHSTILLCEVCGLSLKCHDCDVCMTHHRSQNRVVCHYCGVAFPVPNACRECTGPLLKLGIGTERVEAEVLERMPHARVARLDRDSATSAEKLTELLASFARREIDVLVGTQMVAKGHDFPGVTLVCVVMADTSLAIPDFRAAERTFHLLTQVAGRAGRGKDPGRVLVQTYNPDAEPVRRMLAHDFDGFSKQELEWRKALAYPPFARMAAVRLEGEHPEQTAGVARFLGNLVGRHMPPASAGVRLLGPALAPIARIRGKTRWQLLLKAPTHAALAPLLARLEAALADVPNGVKVVIDVDPGAML, from the coding sequence ATGGAGCAAGAGCACTTCGCGCTGGGTGGTTTTCCGCGGTCACAGGGAGCGACCCCCGCTCGCGGTTCCATTCCGTTGCGGACGCGGCGTACGGAAGTGGGAAGGGAAGTGTCGCAGCGGGATCCCGCCGGTACAGTGCGCCCCGTCGTGAGCGCCACCCCTGCCCAACTTGCCTCTGTCGCCGTGGGCCGTCCCGTGCGCGGGGAGTTCACCTACCTGGTGCCGGAGGCGCTCGCCGGCAACCTCGCCCCGGGCCAGCGCGTGCTCGTGCCCTTCGGCCGGGGCATGGCGCTGGGCTTCTACCTGGGGCCCGCGAACGCGCCGGTGGAAGGGGGCGTTCGGCTCAAGCCCATCCAGCGCGTGCTGGAGGACTCGCCGTCCCTGCCCAAGGACCTCATCGCGCTCCTGCGCTTCACCGCGGAGCACTACCGCTATCCGCTGGGCGAGGTGATCCGCGGCGCGCTGCCGCCGGGCCTCTCCACCGCGGTGGATGAGAAGGAAGCCAGGCCGGACATCCAGTTCTTCGTGGAGGCGCTCGTCACGGAGCTGCCCCCCGCGCTCGCCCGCGCTCCGGCGCAGGCCGCGGTGCTCCAGTACCTCCTGGCGGTGGGCGGAAGGGCGCCGCTGGACGAGGTGACGCACGCCATCCCCGGCGCGCGCGAGACGCTGAAGAAGCTGGCCACGCGCAAGTTCGTGAAGTGGGTGGAGGTGACGCTCCAGCCCGGTGTGCGCGAGGGCCTGGTGCAGAACCGCCCGGACCGCCTCACCCCGGAGCAGGCCCTGGCGGTGAAGGAGCTCCAGGGCGCCGTGGACGTGGGCGGCTTCCAGCCGTACCTCCTGCACGGCGTCACCGGCAGCGGCAAGACGGAGGTGTACCTGCGCGCGGTGGAGCACACGCTCGCGCGCGGCCTGGGCAGCCTGGTGCTGGTGCCCGAAATCGCGCTCACGCCGCAACTGGTGGGGCGCTTCCGCAGCCGCTTCGGCGGCGACGTGGCGGTGCTGCACTCGGGGCTCAAGGACCGCGAGCGGCTGTTCCACTGGCAGGCGCTGCGCAAGGGCACGGTGAAGATCGCGGTCGGCGTGCGCTCCGCGGTGTTCGCGCCGGTGGAGCACCTGGGGCTCATCGTCGTGGACGAGGAGCACGACCCGTCCTTCAAGCAGGACGAGAAGCTGCGCTACCAGGCGCGCGACCTGGCGGTGGTGCGCGGCAAGCAGGCCGGCGCGGTGGTGGTGCTGGGCTCCGCGACGCCTTCGCTGGAGACGCTCCAGAACACGCGCTCTGGCCGCTACAAGCTGATTGAACTGAAGAACCGCGTGGACGACCGGCCCATGCCCTCCATCAGCCTGGTGGACCTGCGCGTGGAGCGTCCGCGCGAGGGCCAGGTGACGGAAGAGGCGCCCATCCTCAGCCCGCAGATGCTCCAGGCCATGGAGGAGACGGTGGCCAAGGGGCAGCAGGTCATCCTGTTCCTCAACCGCCGCGGCCACAGCACCATCCTGCTGTGCGAGGTGTGCGGCCTGTCGCTCAAGTGCCACGACTGCGACGTGTGCATGACGCACCACCGCTCGCAGAACCGGGTGGTGTGCCACTACTGCGGCGTGGCGTTCCCCGTTCCGAACGCCTGCCGCGAGTGCACCGGCCCGCTGCTCAAGCTCGGCATCGGCACGGAGCGCGTGGAGGCGGAGGTCCTGGAGCGGATGCCACACGCACGCGTGGCGCGGCTGGACCGGGACTCCGCGACGAGCGCGGAGAAGCTCACGGAGCTCTTGGCGTCCTTCGCGCGGCGTGAAATCGACGTGCTGGTGGGCACCCAGATGGTGGCCAAGGGGCACGACTTCCCGGGCGTGACGCTGGTGTGCGTGGTGATGGCGGACACGTCCCTGGCGATTCCTGATTTCCGAGCCGCTGAGCGGACCTTCCACCTGTTGACCCAGGTGGCGGGGCGCGCGGGGCGCGGGAAGGACCCGGGCCGGGTGCTGGTGCAGACCTACAACCCGGACGCGGAGCCGGTGAGGCGGATGCTGGCGCACGACTTCGACGGGTTCTCCAAGCAGGAGCTGGAGTGGCGCAAGGCGCTGGCCTATCCGCCCTTCGCGCGCATGGCGGCCGTCCGGCTGGAGGGCGAGCACCCGGAGCAGACGGCGGGCGTGGCGCGCTTCCTGGGGAACCTGGTGGGACGCCACATGCCACCGGCGTCGGCGGGGGTGCGCCTGCTGGGTCCGGCCCTGGCGCCCATTGCCCGCATCCGGGGCAAGACGCGCTGGCAGTTGCTCCTGAAGGCGCCGACACATGCGGCGCTCGCCCCACTGCTCGCCCGGTTGGAGGCGGCGTTGGCGGATGTGCCGAACGGAGTGAAGGTCGTCATCGACGTGGATCCCGGGGCCATGCTGTAG
- a CDS encoding response regulator receiver protein translates to MGASVLLVHDDIATIAAVRRLLSREGHEVILATSAADALIAFGHHLPELIVLAPGVESDRGRVVLEELVQHPEGHKARVLLLSEAIEGFSAPVAPLPLDGPSFVTLVDTLIRAPAEADGWRVVENRTLGEPAKGSAPADEDWHVTAPRSVGGDPALANALFGDLAPLNQTDWEVAAMTREERSAHAVHQQRERSMNAALEQAHLEVETEAIASIDSALSVGTKSQWAGAEGEGDSGEAWGEEDPDASVGSEWDAEPPNAEGADEGRSSEARTTLRFPFPNAEGENAPAEGRLAFREEPLTPPGLKPVKPAPKLGDEGFFDVDSDEDGGAAKAAEPEGSEPLAWKELEPDPELRASPGGVEDSDETDFGSVADDVAAEERAAAVAASAPEEDAPSEPTAEELAAAGLSNWDVLEADLKASAEARERDEDSSSDDAKPVGSDWFDSETVEEAKEEGSKPLQWAEPASPADAAPPNPARAESREGGTADSAAPKVNPERPLRVAARVPLRSSGKSSAGVVATVGVSSASPGDTTGGTSTRPGNESGVGAEGLSDPSGAGAARASGTDAHPGDKAGAGDAASSPPQVPGGLQRANKTRAQEQETPAPARTDAAESSSDLAAELESLREELALAHAAIEEAEARAADAEALAESEQSLRVELEERIASEERAREDARLEADAEVEARSAVEVRAEAEVHARARAESLLKQASAAKEASEVQAESATEALAEVEARLASEAGSRVEAEARAEAEARDRREAEALAEMARLEMVELEKRLATEVQAREEAELRARQEAQTREEAEARAELEQAARTDVEARLEAEIEARLAAEARAEARQRAQTDSDTAESEDAALRADLESRRAEAEARAEAEAKARTAAEAKVKHSAQALSLVEVRAHQLAQSLAESEAKSKQSAQALAQAETRVQQATQALAQAEAKAKQSVQALAQMEARAQQLAQVLLQGEAKAKQSAQAVSQAEEARAAAEATAERNAEALAQAEARATKAEEALAEAQVRAEEAEAARQQNETRFAETLSQANARMEQLKQARLRAEAQAAQPAEALLQAEARVEQLTQALKQAEARATENTEQLKQAQAEAEARAEQLQQLQANSGTREGQFTQVQAEAQARIEQLKQALTEAEARAEQFTQERTEAESRADRLEQARTEAQERIEQLTQARTEAEARADQLEQARTEAQERIEQLTQARAEAEARAEQSLQARTEVEARADQLAQAHAEAGSRIEQLTHALADAQARIEQLTQGRAEAESRAEQSTHASTDAQARIEQLTQGRAEAEARIKELTQARTEAESRAEQSTHASTEAQARIEQLTQALTQAQARADQLAQSLAQAESRAEQSTHDADELARTRLAQAEQARAEAEATAEQQLQARTAAETRALQAEQKAAEATARATSEGRLRTVLEVRLDSEARARQDIEARLETESQARTAAESRLAAETQARTEAEARARSESTDLTQARDTLQAQLDQLREEFARERETRTRLEAEAVEQRLQAERERAELEARAQRDAEEAAAQARATIIPLESPGRPEMAVARSGSLTQEGLARLILRLCDARMEVRLELKVMNALRVLWLRDGTLVGAASSAQGESLVDRARADGLIDARQEAELRLVRSATTGTLLEALRGRGYVREAESVPLVQRYTEQVFLDALSEPSTLYRLVPEPAPHEVALAAATRPPLHLLAEGLRNTLTAESLLDAAGSLRAQVSRGDAHMPPADFGLSSRELQLLQAVDGERTLESLLLGAGLPQDGALKTLAVARTLGLIALHPPSEDAHGGLPPELDVHRLEAKFEEIQDADYFTVLGLARSAGSEEVKRAYALLAAEFHPLRFAGHPDPALQHRAQQIRAVLTEAARALGDDRLRGEYARNLLD, encoded by the coding sequence ATGGGCGCCTCGGTCCTCCTCGTACACGACGACATCGCCACCATCGCCGCCGTCCGGCGACTGCTGTCCCGCGAAGGGCACGAGGTCATCCTCGCGACCTCCGCCGCGGACGCGCTCATCGCTTTCGGGCATCACCTGCCGGAGCTCATCGTGCTCGCGCCGGGCGTGGAGAGCGACCGCGGGCGCGTGGTGCTGGAGGAGCTGGTGCAGCACCCCGAAGGCCACAAGGCGCGGGTGCTGCTCCTGAGTGAGGCCATCGAGGGCTTCAGCGCGCCGGTGGCGCCGCTGCCCCTGGACGGCCCGAGCTTCGTGACGCTGGTGGACACGTTGATCCGCGCGCCGGCGGAGGCGGATGGCTGGCGCGTGGTGGAGAACCGGACGCTGGGGGAGCCGGCGAAGGGGAGCGCCCCGGCGGACGAAGACTGGCATGTGACGGCGCCGCGCTCGGTGGGCGGGGACCCCGCGCTGGCGAACGCGCTGTTCGGGGACCTGGCGCCGCTGAACCAGACGGACTGGGAAGTGGCGGCGATGACGCGCGAGGAGCGCAGCGCGCACGCCGTGCACCAGCAGCGCGAGCGCAGCATGAACGCCGCGCTGGAGCAGGCGCACCTGGAAGTGGAGACGGAGGCCATCGCCTCCATCGACTCCGCGCTGTCGGTGGGCACGAAGTCGCAGTGGGCCGGAGCGGAGGGGGAGGGTGACTCCGGCGAGGCGTGGGGCGAGGAGGATCCGGACGCGAGCGTCGGCAGTGAGTGGGACGCGGAGCCGCCGAACGCGGAAGGGGCGGACGAGGGCCGTTCCTCGGAGGCGCGCACCACGTTGCGCTTCCCGTTCCCGAACGCCGAGGGCGAGAATGCGCCCGCCGAGGGGCGGCTCGCGTTCCGTGAGGAGCCGCTCACGCCGCCGGGACTGAAGCCGGTGAAGCCCGCGCCGAAGCTGGGGGACGAGGGGTTCTTCGACGTCGACTCGGACGAGGACGGCGGGGCGGCGAAGGCTGCGGAACCGGAGGGCTCGGAGCCGCTGGCGTGGAAGGAACTGGAGCCGGATCCGGAGCTGCGTGCGTCTCCGGGCGGCGTGGAGGATTCCGACGAGACGGACTTCGGTTCGGTCGCGGACGACGTGGCGGCGGAGGAGCGGGCCGCGGCTGTCGCGGCGAGTGCTCCGGAGGAGGACGCGCCCTCGGAGCCGACCGCGGAGGAGCTGGCGGCGGCGGGCCTGTCGAACTGGGATGTGCTGGAGGCGGACCTCAAGGCCTCCGCCGAGGCGCGCGAGCGGGACGAGGACTCCTCCTCGGACGACGCGAAGCCGGTGGGTTCGGACTGGTTCGATTCAGAGACCGTCGAGGAGGCGAAGGAGGAGGGTTCCAAGCCCCTCCAGTGGGCGGAGCCCGCGAGCCCGGCAGATGCGGCACCCCCGAATCCAGCCAGGGCGGAGTCGCGCGAGGGTGGGACGGCGGACAGCGCCGCGCCGAAAGTGAATCCCGAGAGGCCGCTGCGTGTCGCGGCCCGTGTCCCGTTGCGCTCGTCGGGAAAGAGCAGCGCGGGCGTCGTGGCGACCGTGGGCGTCTCGTCCGCGAGCCCGGGCGATACGACAGGCGGCACGTCCACGCGTCCGGGCAACGAGTCCGGAGTGGGAGCCGAGGGCCTGAGCGACCCGTCCGGAGCTGGAGCGGCGAGGGCCAGCGGCACCGACGCGCATCCGGGAGACAAGGCCGGAGCAGGAGATGCGGCGTCGTCGCCACCGCAGGTGCCAGGCGGCCTGCAGCGGGCGAACAAGACGCGCGCCCAGGAGCAGGAAACCCCTGCTCCAGCGCGCACGGACGCAGCCGAGTCATCATCGGACCTCGCCGCGGAGCTGGAATCGCTGCGTGAGGAGCTCGCGCTGGCCCACGCCGCCATCGAGGAGGCCGAGGCGCGAGCCGCGGACGCGGAAGCGCTGGCCGAATCGGAGCAGTCGCTCCGCGTCGAGCTGGAAGAGCGCATCGCGAGCGAAGAGCGAGCACGCGAAGACGCGCGGCTCGAAGCGGATGCCGAGGTCGAGGCCCGGAGCGCCGTGGAGGTGCGGGCCGAAGCGGAGGTCCACGCCCGCGCCCGCGCCGAGTCCCTGTTGAAGCAGGCCTCGGCGGCCAAGGAGGCCTCGGAAGTCCAGGCCGAATCGGCGACGGAGGCCCTCGCGGAGGTCGAGGCGCGGCTCGCCTCCGAGGCCGGAAGCCGCGTGGAGGCTGAAGCCCGCGCGGAGGCCGAGGCGCGTGACCGCCGTGAAGCCGAGGCCCTCGCGGAGATGGCCCGGCTCGAGATGGTCGAGCTCGAGAAGCGCCTCGCCACGGAGGTCCAGGCGCGCGAGGAGGCCGAGCTCCGGGCCCGCCAGGAAGCGCAGACGCGCGAGGAGGCCGAAGCCCGCGCCGAGCTGGAGCAGGCCGCGCGCACGGACGTGGAGGCGCGGCTCGAAGCCGAGATCGAGGCAAGACTCGCGGCCGAAGCCCGCGCGGAAGCGCGTCAGCGAGCACAAACCGACTCCGACACGGCGGAGAGCGAGGACGCCGCGCTCCGTGCGGACCTGGAGTCGCGGCGCGCCGAGGCGGAGGCCAGGGCCGAGGCCGAGGCGAAGGCCCGCACCGCCGCCGAAGCGAAGGTGAAGCACTCCGCGCAGGCGCTGTCCCTGGTGGAGGTGCGAGCCCACCAGTTGGCCCAGTCGCTGGCCGAGTCCGAAGCGAAGTCGAAGCAGTCCGCGCAGGCGCTGGCCCAGGCGGAGACGCGGGTGCAGCAGGCCACGCAGGCGTTGGCGCAAGCCGAGGCGAAGGCGAAGCAGTCCGTGCAGGCCTTGGCGCAGATGGAAGCCAGGGCGCAGCAGCTGGCGCAGGTGCTGCTTCAGGGCGAAGCCAAGGCAAAACAGTCCGCCCAGGCCGTGAGCCAGGCCGAGGAGGCCCGAGCCGCCGCGGAAGCCACCGCCGAACGGAACGCCGAAGCCCTGGCGCAGGCGGAAGCCCGGGCGACGAAGGCCGAGGAAGCCCTGGCCGAAGCCCAGGTCCGCGCGGAAGAGGCCGAAGCGGCGAGGCAGCAGAACGAGACGCGCTTCGCGGAGACCCTGAGCCAGGCCAACGCCCGGATGGAGCAGCTCAAGCAGGCCCGCCTGCGAGCCGAAGCCCAGGCCGCGCAGCCAGCCGAAGCCCTGCTCCAGGCGGAAGCCCGGGTGGAGCAGCTGACGCAGGCCCTGAAGCAGGCCGAAGCGCGAGCCACCGAAAACACCGAGCAACTCAAGCAGGCCCAGGCCGAAGCCGAGGCCCGCGCGGAGCAACTCCAGCAGCTCCAGGCCAACTCCGGGACCCGCGAGGGCCAGTTCACGCAGGTCCAGGCCGAAGCCCAGGCCCGCATCGAACAGCTCAAGCAGGCGCTCACCGAAGCGGAAGCGCGAGCGGAGCAGTTCACGCAGGAGCGCACGGAAGCGGAATCCCGCGCGGACCGGCTTGAGCAGGCACGCACCGAAGCCCAAGAGCGAATCGAGCAGCTCACCCAGGCGCGCACGGAAGCCGAAGCCCGCGCGGATCAGCTTGAGCAGGCACGCACCGAGGCCCAAGAGCGCATCGAGCAGCTCACGCAGGCACGAGCCGAAGCAGAGGCCCGTGCGGAGCAATCCCTCCAGGCGCGCACGGAAGTGGAAGCCCGCGCGGATCAACTCGCGCAAGCACACGCCGAAGCCGGGTCGCGCATCGAGCAGCTCACGCACGCACTCGCGGATGCCCAAGCGCGCATCGAGCAGCTCACGCAGGGGCGCGCCGAAGCCGAGTCGCGTGCGGAGCAGTCCACCCATGCGAGCACCGATGCCCAGGCGCGCATCGAGCAGCTCACGCAGGGGCGCGCCGAAGCCGAGGCGCGCATCAAGGAACTCACGCAGGCTCGCACGGAAGCCGAGTCGCGCGCGGAGCAGTCCACTCACGCGAGCACCGAGGCCCAGGCGCGCATTGAGCAGCTCACACAGGCGCTGACCCAGGCCCAGGCCCGGGCGGATCAACTCGCGCAGTCCCTCGCCCAGGCGGAGTCCCGCGCCGAGCAGTCCACGCACGACGCGGACGAGCTCGCCCGGACCCGCCTGGCCCAGGCCGAACAGGCCCGCGCCGAAGCGGAAGCCACCGCTGAACAGCAGCTCCAGGCCCGCACCGCCGCGGAAACCCGCGCCCTCCAGGCCGAGCAGAAGGCCGCCGAAGCCACCGCCAGGGCCACGTCCGAAGGCCGCCTGCGCACCGTGCTGGAAGTCCGCCTCGACTCCGAGGCCCGCGCGCGCCAGGACATCGAGGCCCGCCTCGAAACCGAGTCCCAGGCCCGCACCGCCGCGGAGTCCCGCCTCGCCGCCGAGACCCAGGCGCGCACCGAAGCCGAAGCCCGCGCCCGCTCCGAATCCACCGACCTCACGCAGGCCCGAGACACCCTGCAAGCACAGCTCGACCAGCTCCGCGAGGAGTTCGCCCGCGAGCGCGAGACCCGCACCCGGCTCGAAGCCGAAGCCGTCGAACAGCGCCTCCAGGCCGAACGCGAGCGCGCGGAGCTCGAAGCCCGCGCGCAGCGGGACGCGGAAGAAGCCGCGGCCCAGGCCCGCGCCACCATCATCCCGCTCGAATCGCCTGGCCGTCCGGAGATGGCGGTGGCCCGCAGCGGCAGCCTCACGCAGGAGGGCCTCGCGCGCCTCATCCTGCGGCTCTGCGACGCGCGCATGGAGGTGCGCCTGGAGCTCAAGGTGATGAACGCCTTGCGCGTCCTCTGGCTGCGCGATGGAACCCTCGTCGGCGCCGCGTCCTCCGCGCAGGGCGAGTCCCTCGTCGACCGCGCCCGCGCGGACGGCCTCATCGACGCGCGCCAGGAAGCCGAGCTGCGGCTCGTGCGCAGCGCCACCACCGGCACGCTGCTGGAAGCCCTGCGCGGGCGCGGCTACGTGCGCGAAGCCGAATCCGTCCCGCTGGTCCAGCGCTACACCGAACAGGTCTTCCTGGACGCGCTCTCGGAGCCCTCCACGCTCTACCGCCTGGTGCCAGAGCCCGCGCCCCATGAGGTCGCGCTCGCCGCCGCCACGCGCCCGCCGCTGCACCTGCTCGCGGAAGGGCTGCGCAACACGCTCACCGCCGAATCACTCCTGGACGCGGCGGGCTCCCTGCGCGCCCAGGTCTCCCGAGGCGACGCGCACATGCCCCCCGCGGACTTCGGCCTCTCCTCTCGCGAACTCCAACTCCTCCAGGCCGTGGACGGAGAACGCACGCTGGAGTCACTGCTCCTGGGCGCGGGCCTGCCGCAGGACGGCGCGCTCAAGACGCTCGCGGTGGCGCGGACGCTGGGCCTCATCGCGCTGCATCCGCCGTCGGAGGACGCGCACGGCGGCCTGCCGCCGGAACTGGACGTTCACCGCCTGGAGGCCAAGTTCGAGGAGATCCAGGACGCGGACTACTTCACCGTCTTGGGGCTCGCACGCTCGGCCGGCAGCGAGGAGGTCAAGCGGGCCTACGCACTGCTCGCCGCCGAGTTCCACCCGCTGCGCTTCGCCGGTCATCCGGACCCCGCGCTCCAGCACCGGGCGCAGCAGATCCGCGCGGTGTTGACGGAGGCCGCGCGGGCGTTGGGAGACGACCGCCTGCGGGGCGAGTACGCCCGTAATCTGCTCGACTGA
- the def gene encoding peptide deformylase, with amino-acid sequence MVREILIWPDPILKQKAKPVAKVDDKVRALIKDMFETMYAAEGVGLAAPQVGILQRIIVLDTRPQQPESKPLAMINPEFVALEGETTYTEGCLSIPGEAEDVDRAAVATVRYLDEEGQEQTLRCDGLLAIAVQHETDHLDGTVFVDHVSTLKREFIRKRMKKLKASRDQGAPASA; translated from the coding sequence ATGGTTCGCGAGATTCTCATCTGGCCCGACCCCATCCTGAAGCAGAAGGCCAAGCCGGTGGCGAAGGTGGACGACAAGGTCCGCGCGCTCATCAAGGACATGTTCGAGACCATGTACGCTGCCGAGGGCGTCGGTCTCGCCGCCCCGCAGGTGGGCATCCTCCAGCGCATCATCGTCCTGGACACCCGGCCACAGCAGCCGGAGTCCAAGCCCCTGGCGATGATCAACCCGGAGTTCGTCGCGCTCGAAGGGGAGACGACCTACACGGAGGGCTGCCTCTCCATCCCCGGTGAAGCCGAGGACGTGGACCGCGCCGCCGTCGCCACCGTGCGCTACCTGGACGAAGAGGGCCAGGAGCAGACGCTGCGCTGTGACGGCCTGCTGGCCATCGCCGTGCAGCACGAGACGGACCACCTGGACGGCACCGTCTTCGTGGACCACGTCTCCACGCTCAAGCGCGAGTTCATCCGCAAGCGCATGAAGAAGCTCAAGGCCTCGCGCGACCAGGGCGCTCCGGCGTCCGCTTAA
- the nth gene encoding endonuclease III codes for MALGRGRPVTYNARVARRETVGEKRQRAVAVLDGLEAAMPDARIELDYRTPLELLVAVILSAQCTDKRVNLVTPALFARFPDAQAYARVEPTDVEPFIRTCGLYRAKAKNIVATARALVAEHGGQVPLVRDTLAELPGVGLKTAGVVCIHLGGDAAFPVDTHVKRLAYRLGFTTHEDPDKVEKDLQALLPRERWTLGHQLLVWHGRRTCFARSPDCGACVVAAKCPKKGVRATAKV; via the coding sequence ATGGCGCTTGGGCGGGGCCGCCCCGTGACATACAACGCCCGCGTGGCCCGGCGAGAGACAGTGGGTGAGAAGCGGCAGCGCGCGGTGGCGGTATTGGACGGTCTGGAAGCAGCCATGCCGGACGCCCGCATCGAGCTGGACTACCGCACGCCGCTGGAGCTGCTGGTCGCCGTCATCCTGTCCGCGCAGTGCACCGACAAGCGCGTCAACCTGGTGACCCCTGCCCTGTTCGCCCGCTTCCCGGATGCCCAGGCCTACGCGCGCGTCGAGCCCACCGACGTGGAGCCCTTCATCCGCACCTGCGGGCTGTACCGCGCGAAGGCGAAGAACATCGTGGCCACGGCGCGCGCGCTCGTGGCGGAGCATGGCGGGCAGGTGCCGCTGGTGCGCGACACCCTGGCGGAGCTGCCCGGCGTGGGGCTGAAGACGGCGGGCGTGGTGTGCATCCACCTGGGCGGCGACGCGGCCTTCCCCGTGGACACGCACGTGAAGCGGCTGGCGTACCGGCTGGGCTTCACCACCCACGAAGATCCGGACAAGGTGGAGAAGGACCTGCAGGCGCTGCTGCCTCGCGAGCGGTGGACGCTGGGGCATCAGCTGCTGGTGTGGCACGGGCGGCGCACGTGCTTCGCGCGCTCGCCCGATTGCGGCGCCTGCGTGGTGGCGGCGAAGTGCCCGAAGAAGGGCGTGCGCGCCACCGCGAAGGTTTAA